A DNA window from Hordeum vulgare subsp. vulgare chromosome 1H, MorexV3_pseudomolecules_assembly, whole genome shotgun sequence contains the following coding sequences:
- the LOC123421544 gene encoding calmodulin-like protein 3 — MWAVVIMGQNILIALVSSLLTLILGPLIIDVILVSKKIWSFLHTFTKYLVHDDTLVIDSVVLDDSPMLPAQLVGGGGLTSVDIEIVTTRLGLGGWSYQGCEGIGVVDELIDGKQASEDELEATFYIFDRNEDGFICAGELWNVMRRLGWKEGAMYEDCVRMIRAFDEDGDGKINFLEFRRMMENVV; from the coding sequence ATGTGGGCTGTGGTGATTATGGGTCAAAACATCCTAATCGCATTGGTGTCATCTCTCCTGACGTTGATCTTGGGGCCATTGATCATAGATGTCATCCTGGTAAGCAAAAAGATATGGAGCTTCCTGCACACATTTACAAAATACTTAGTGCATGATGACACCCTCGTCATCGACTCCGTGGTGCTTGATGATAGCCCCATGTTGCCGGCGCAACTAGTTGGCGGCGGCGGATTGACCTCTGTTGACATAGAAATTGTCACGACGAGGCTAGGTCTGGGCGGGTGGAGTTACCAAGGGTGTGAAGGAATCGGTGTTGTAGATGAGTTGATTGACGGTAAGCAAGCGAGCGAGGACGAGCTAGAGGCGACCTTCTACATTTTTGACCGTAACGAGGACGGGTTTATATGCGCCGGGGAATTGTGGAATGTGATGAGGAGGCTGGGGTGGAAAGAAGGGGCGATGTATGAAGACTGTGTGAGGATGATCCGCGCCTTCGATGAGGATGGAGATGGGAAGATCAACTTCCTAGAGTTTAGAAGGATGATGGAGAATGTTGTTTAA